The following proteins are encoded in a genomic region of Chryseobacterium cucumeris:
- a CDS encoding sensor histidine kinase: MLENIKAQEEERKRIAVMIHDDIGNRLNILSLWLNNLDTQGDELIKKNIYGQMSSLIDAARSISHSLYPVNLESVGLVLYVEELIANLSHKINISLQVMQGYEKKDLFVEVQLYRIIQEFTTNVIKHSDATDIWIYMKDYPDNMAVVISDNGQGFEYEDVKKGMGIKNIESRIKSMNATHKWKKTFSNKGSRLIIKIPKYHEFPNQTSTD; this comes from the coding sequence GTGCTGGAAAACATCAAAGCCCAGGAAGAAGAAAGAAAAAGAATTGCGGTCATGATTCATGATGATATCGGAAACCGTCTCAATATCCTTTCCTTATGGTTAAATAATCTGGATACTCAGGGCGATGAGCTCATCAAAAAAAATATCTACGGTCAGATGTCTTCCCTGATTGATGCTGCCAGAAGTATTTCCCATTCATTATACCCTGTAAACCTGGAGTCGGTAGGGCTGGTTTTATATGTTGAAGAATTAATAGCCAACCTTTCCCACAAAATCAATATCTCTTTGCAGGTAATGCAGGGATATGAAAAGAAAGATCTTTTTGTGGAAGTACAGCTGTACAGAATTATTCAGGAGTTTACTACCAATGTGATCAAACATTCGGACGCAACGGATATCTGGATTTACATGAAAGATTATCCTGACAATATGGCTGTAGTGATTTCGGATAACGGGCAGGGCTTTGAATATGAAGATGTGAAAAAAGGAATGGGAATAAAAAATATCGAATCCCGCATCAAATCTATGAATGCCACACACAAATGGAAAAAAACATTTTCAAACAAAGGAAGTCGTCTAATCATAAAAATTCCAAAATATCATGAGTTCCCAAATCAAACTAGCACTGATTGA
- a CDS encoding DUF5715 family protein has translation MRKFFCVVFVPFIYSLHYAQAAKKAFPCYDLATVLKVEPTPLYKSHLDASKSFGVQLLKDSKTVQRYINSGKFHKIKKSGKGYRVQKLDYSRAYMVSKAKTTLEKIGSKFSKDTKGGTFTVSSITRTLEDQCRLRRVNSNASLGISSHNYGNSFDISYVRFNNVLKYNPKMELALEKVLKYYEKAGRIYFIKEKQQSCYHITVKNY, from the coding sequence ATGAGAAAGTTTTTTTGTGTGGTCTTTGTACCTTTTATTTATAGTTTACATTATGCGCAGGCAGCTAAAAAAGCTTTTCCCTGCTATGATCTTGCCACTGTATTGAAGGTTGAACCTACGCCGCTTTATAAATCTCATCTTGATGCCTCAAAAAGTTTTGGGGTACAGCTGCTGAAAGATTCCAAAACAGTGCAGAGATACATCAACAGCGGCAAATTCCACAAAATAAAAAAATCGGGTAAAGGATATCGTGTTCAAAAACTTGATTACAGCAGGGCTTATATGGTATCCAAGGCAAAAACCACGCTGGAAAAAATAGGTTCTAAGTTCAGCAAGGATACAAAAGGCGGTACATTTACTGTTTCATCCATTACCAGAACGCTTGAAGACCAATGCAGGCTTAGAAGAGTGAATTCCAACGCATCACTAGGGATTAGTTCACACAATTATGGCAATTCTTTTGACATTTCTTATGTAAGATTCAACAACGTTTTAAAGTACAATCCGAAAATGGAATTGGCATTGGAGAAAGTTTTAAAGTACTATGAGAAAGCTGGTAGAATATATTTCATCAAAGAGAAACAACAGAGCTGTTATCATATTACTGTGAAAAATTATTAA
- the aqpZ gene encoding aquaporin Z produces the protein MKKLFAEFFGTFWLVFGGCGSAVFAAGVPDIGIGLLGVALAFGLTVLTMAYAVGHISGGHFNPAVSFGLLAGGRFSAKDLIPYIVAQCLGAIVAAGCLYTILNGAGAVEFSKPGDFATNFYGEAVYNGKAFSMGAAFLAEFLLTAFFLIVIMGATDKWANGKFAGLAIGLALTLIHLISIPITNTSVNPARSLSQAVFMGGIAMSQLWLFWVAPILGGVVGGLIYKFLLQRDTAEIAD, from the coding sequence ATAAAAAAACTTTTCGCTGAATTTTTCGGCACATTTTGGCTTGTTTTCGGAGGATGTGGAAGCGCTGTTTTTGCAGCCGGTGTTCCAGATATTGGCATCGGACTTTTAGGAGTTGCTTTAGCCTTCGGTCTTACTGTTCTTACCATGGCTTACGCTGTAGGGCATATCTCAGGAGGGCATTTTAATCCGGCAGTTTCTTTTGGACTTTTAGCAGGAGGAAGATTTTCTGCAAAAGACCTTATCCCTTACATTGTAGCACAGTGTCTGGGAGCAATTGTAGCAGCAGGATGCCTGTATACGATTCTTAACGGAGCCGGAGCGGTAGAATTCTCAAAACCTGGAGATTTTGCTACCAACTTCTACGGTGAAGCCGTTTATAACGGAAAAGCTTTCAGCATGGGAGCTGCATTTCTTGCTGAGTTTTTATTAACCGCCTTTTTCCTTATTGTAATCATGGGAGCTACGGATAAGTGGGCTAACGGTAAGTTTGCCGGTCTTGCCATCGGTCTTGCTCTTACGTTGATCCACCTGATCTCAATCCCGATTACAAATACTTCTGTAAACCCTGCGAGATCACTTTCTCAGGCAGTCTTTATGGGAGGAATTGCTATGTCGCAGCTTTGGCTGTTCTGGGTTGCCCCTATTTTGGGAGGAGTTGTAGGAGGTTTAATCTACAAGTTCTTACTTCAGAGAGATACTGCTGAAATTGCAGATTAA